A single region of the Lotus japonicus ecotype B-129 chromosome 4, LjGifu_v1.2 genome encodes:
- the LOC130715219 gene encoding uncharacterized protein LOC130715219, with product MQRVSSISRFLRSIASETKTQVLFNEPCRRAFSVVSIGAASQKSHQPEIPCDFQKWGSLGFCRTSRFATGFSPLQRKPLDSIVDVERLKVRDPEDIASAWDDYHIGRGHIGATMKAKLYHLLEHRASECRYFVIPLWRGSGYTSMFVQAQAPHMIFTGLEDYKARGTQASPYFTVTFYTEFAESKDLVLIRGDVVFTSKLTDSEAKWLLETAQSFYLNDVRYKLVERFNRQTREFEFKDVLQALDMPIL from the exons ATGCAAAGGGTATCTTCAATCTCGAGATTTTTGAGGAGCATAGCCTCTGAGACCAAAACCCAGGTTCTCTTCAATGAACCTTGTCGGCGCGCCTTCTCTGTGGTTTCCATTGGAGCAGCTTCCCAGAAATCGCATCAACCGGAGATTCCGTGTGATTTCCAGAAATGGGGTTCGCTTGGATTCTGCAGGACGTCAAGGTTTGCCACTGGGTTCAGCCCCTTGCAACGGAAGCCGTTGGATTCCATTGTAGATGTCGAGAGACTCAAGGTTCGGGATCCTGAGGATATTGCTTCAGCTTGGGATGAT TATCACATTGGAAGAGGTCATATTGGAGCAACTATGAAAGCAAAACTTTATCACTTGCTGGAGCATAGAGCTTCAGAATG CCGATATTTTGTCATTCCTTTGTGGAGGGGAAGTGGTTACACATCAATGTTTGTTCAAG CCCAGGCGCCACACATGATTTTTACAGGTCTTGAAGATTACAAGGCCAGAGGAACACAAGCATCTCCCTACTTTACTGTGACCTTTTACACAGAATTTGCAGAGAGCAAGGACCTGGTACTTATCCGCGGGGATGTTGTATTCACCAGCAAGCTGACTGACTCAGAGGCAAAATGGCTTTTGGAAACTGCTCAGTCTTTTTATTTGAATGATGTGAGGTACAAACTTGTTGAGAGGTTCAACAGACAAACACGCGAGTTTGAGTTCAAGGATGTCTTGCAAGCATTGGACATGCCTATTTTGTAA
- the LOC130711634 gene encoding apoptosis inhibitor 5-like protein API5 encodes MTDPSDEASYIEKLYEYGEQLNTAKDKSQNVKDYQGIIDAAKTSVKAKQLAAQLIPKFYKFFPDLSGPALDTHLDLVEAEELGVRVQAIRGLPLFCKDTPENIGKMVDILVQILGSEEFVERDAVHKALMSLLRQDVKASLTALFKHIGSVEEPSTDDVIREKVINFVRDKVFPIKAELLKPQEEMERHITDLIKKSLEDVTGIEFRMFMDFLRSLSLFGEKAPPERMLELIGIIEGQADLDAQFNVSDADHIERLISCLHLALPILVKGASSSKFLSYINKYIIPVFDQLPGERKVDLLRSLAEFSPYTTPQDSRQMLPSIVQLLKKYMTWKKTGEEMNFTYVECLLYAFHHLAHKVPNATNSLCGYKIVTGQPSDRLGEDFSEQYKDFTERLNNVEEFTRATIKKLTQGMAENNKSMADAKTDEEKEKIKTKKQNATTGLRTCNNILTMTKPLHAKVPSFIGDKRINLSWKEAIKAAPTTQTAGAKRPATAANGSNNIASKKGRGAGGLQNQLVNRALDGLSGGGRGFARGRGRGWGGRGRGRGRGFR; translated from the exons ATGACTGACCCTTCCGACGAAGCTTCTTACATCGAGAAGCTCTACGAATACGGCGAGCAACTCAACACTGCCAAGGACAAGTCTCAG aATGTCAAGGATTACCAGGGAATCATAGATGCGGCTAAGACCAGTGTTAAGGCCAAGCAGCTTGCTGCACAGCTCATTCCCAAGTTCTACAAGTTCTTCCCTGACCTCTCTGGTCCTGCACTTGACACACATCTTGATTTGGTTGAGGCTGAAGAACTTGGG GTCCGGGTGCAAGCAATCAGAGGTCTGCCTCTTTTCTGCAAGGATACACCTGAAAATATTGGGAAAATGGTTGATATTCTAGTGCAAATTCTTGGGTCTG AGGAATTTGTGGAACGTGATGCTGTGCATAAGGCTCTGATGTCTCTGCTGAGGCAGGACGTGAAAG CTTCTTTGACAGCTTTGTTTAAGCACATTGGCAGTGTTGAAGAGCCAAGCACAGATGATGTTATTCGTGAGAAAGTTATAAACTTTGTTAGAGATAAG GTTTTCCCTATCAAAGCTGAATTGCTGAAACCCCAAGAGGAAATGGAAAGACACATTACTGATCTCATAAAAAAG AGTTTAGAAGATGTAACTGGTATAGAATTCCGAATGTTTATGGATTTTCTGAGGAGTTTGAGCCTATTTGGAGAAAAGGCTCCACCTGAGCGGATGCTAGAGCTGATTGGAATCATTGAAGGGCAAGCTGATTTAGATGCACAGTTCAAT GTTTCAGATGCTGATCACATCGAGAGGTTGATATCATGCCTTCACTTGGCACTTCCAATTCTCGTG AAGGGTGCATCTAGCAGTAAATTTCTCAGCTACATAAACAAATATATAATACCTGTGTTTGACCAG CTTCCAGGAGAACGGAAAGTAGATTTGCTCAGAAGCCTTGCTGAGTTTTCACCTTATACAACACCACAAGATTCACGCCAAATGCTTCCTTCTATTGTTCAGTTGCTGAAG AAATACATGACTTGGAAGAAGACTGGAGAAGAGATGAACTTTACATATGTTGAGTGCTTATTATATGCATTTCATCACCTAGCTCATAAG GTTCCTAATGCCACAAATAGTTTGTGTGGTTATAAGATTGTTACTGGCCAGCCATCTGATAGGCTTGGAGAGGACTTTTCAGAGCAATATAAAGATTTTACCGAGAG ACTGAATAATGTCGAGGAGTTCACCCGGGCTACAATTAAGAAATTAACTCAAGGAATGGCTGAAAACAACAAATCTATGGCAGATGCTAAGactgatgaagaaaaagaaaaaatt AAAACTAAGAAACAGAATGCAACgactggtttgcggacttgcaatAACATTTTGACTATGACAAAG CCATTGCACGCCAAGGTGCCTTCATTCATCGGAGATAAGAGAATCAACCTTTCCTGGAAAGAAGCAATCAAAGCTGCACCTACCACACAAACTGCTGG AGCAAAACGGCCTGCTACTGCTGCCAATGGATCCAACAATATTGCCTCAAAGAAGGGCCGAGGTGCTGGTGGTTTGCAAAATCAACTTGTCAATAGAGCGCTGGATGGATTATCTGGTGGTGGGAGAGGTTTTGCCAGGGGCAGAGGCCGAGGTTGGGGTGGTCGCGGAAGAGGAAGGGGAAGAGGGTTTCGGTAA